A genomic segment from Archangium lipolyticum encodes:
- a CDS encoding HNH endonuclease, with protein MACATYDGRRVRHEFTEDSAPAASCESANTPRVFLDDGQGRLLALPPLPRHATVEVSQARFELAMARLAAGLSTPLRPLLPGLTLSWAPPLSSGEQAALVSDYRHWCTGRPGDCLLPPEDGLHLEPDEKVDMALSFAVDGVWAGAHAAVQDFLDPAQLYTAVVTSLTMYLTLLVLPEPISKVIVIGLTAWMVAYLGMDTVGSLLDGWRQLRAEALRARSFAQLRVIGERFGGLIGARTARVLVMLTTMALGSTSHAAMRGPPGPGLPALAELRAGANLLVLLQARTVALSEAGIIASFAPNALAMVSKDGGGGTRFGDEAPRATPVSDKYRIQSVESWRRPRFTEDGRIRPYEGSRVPPEPIANLGRNRAGQSVADGQRTLRFDKDGFPEFKTKFETLLDDSHIGSRSRPGHYRAANQKLLQAIEKDPALARELGLSRSSIESLRNSPRAPDGYAWHHHQDVGRMQLVPDADHQLANPHTGGMAIWGGGR; from the coding sequence ATGGCCTGCGCCACGTATGACGGGCGACGTGTTCGGCACGAATTCACGGAGGACTCAGCACCGGCCGCCTCTTGCGAGTCCGCCAACACACCGCGAGTCTTTCTGGATGACGGCCAGGGTCGTCTCCTCGCCCTGCCTCCGCTGCCCCGCCATGCGACCGTGGAGGTATCTCAAGCCCGGTTCGAGCTGGCCATGGCCAGACTGGCTGCTGGATTGTCCACGCCCTTGCGTCCCCTGCTGCCCGGGTTGACGCTCTCCTGGGCACCTCCTCTCTCCAGCGGCGAGCAGGCAGCTCTCGTCAGTGACTACCGGCACTGGTGCACCGGCCGTCCCGGGGACTGCCTTCTTCCTCCCGAGGACGGGCTTCACCTGGAGCCTGACGAGAAGGTGGACATGGCCCTCTCCTTCGCCGTGGACGGAGTGTGGGCCGGAGCCCATGCCGCCGTGCAGGACTTCCTGGACCCCGCTCAGCTCTACACCGCCGTCGTCACCTCCCTGACGATGTACCTCACGCTCCTGGTACTGCCCGAGCCCATCTCGAAAGTCATCGTCATCGGCCTCACCGCTTGGATGGTGGCGTACCTGGGAATGGACACTGTCGGGAGCCTGCTCGACGGTTGGCGGCAGCTGCGAGCCGAGGCGCTGCGGGCACGCTCCTTCGCCCAGCTTCGTGTGATTGGCGAGCGCTTTGGCGGGCTGATCGGTGCGCGGACGGCGCGCGTGCTCGTGATGCTGACCACCATGGCGCTTGGTTCCACCAGCCATGCCGCCATGCGGGGGCCACCAGGGCCGGGCTTGCCTGCCCTCGCCGAGCTGCGGGCCGGAGCCAACCTCCTGGTCCTTCTCCAGGCGCGGACGGTGGCGCTCTCCGAGGCCGGCATCATCGCGTCCTTCGCCCCCAATGCCCTGGCCATGGTGTCCAAGGATGGCGGCGGTGGCACTCGCTTCGGCGACGAGGCTCCCCGGGCTACTCCCGTCTCGGACAAGTACCGGATCCAATCCGTCGAATCCTGGCGCAGGCCCCGGTTCACCGAGGATGGAAGGATTCGGCCCTACGAGGGGTCGAGGGTTCCTCCCGAGCCCATTGCCAACCTGGGCCGTAATCGCGCCGGGCAGTCCGTGGCCGACGGGCAGCGGACCCTCCGCTTCGACAAGGATGGCTTCCCCGAGTTCAAGACGAAATTCGAGACCCTTCTGGACGACAGCCACATCGGCAGTCGCTCGCGGCCCGGGCACTACAGGGCCGCGAACCAGAAGCTTCTCCAGGCAATCGAGAAGGATCCCGCGCTGGCTCGGGAGCTGGGCCTCTCCCGAAGCAGCATCGAGAGCCTGCGGAACTCTCCCAGGGCACCCGATGGCTACGCATGGCATCACCATCAGGACGTCGGCAGGATGCAGCTCGTGCCTGATGCGGACCACCAGCTCGCCAATCCTCATACGGGGGGCATGGCCATCTGGGGTGGAGGCCGGTGA
- a CDS encoding DUF3969 family protein: MQRLVAVAALGMCRALATGTISPAYACHRLFGPALLARLDQLGASPGLRHAIHMATELEDVADLIPDKLASAIADVEAELLKALADLAPAGLAGEKWLVKSP; the protein is encoded by the coding sequence ATGCAGCGCCTCGTCGCCGTAGCCGCCCTCGGCATGTGTCGCGCGTTGGCCACGGGCACGATCAGCCCTGCCTACGCTTGTCACCGGCTTTTCGGCCCGGCCTTGCTGGCGCGACTCGATCAGCTCGGCGCATCCCCCGGGCTTCGCCATGCAATCCACATGGCCACCGAGCTTGAGGATGTGGCCGACCTCATCCCGGACAAATTGGCCAGCGCGATCGCGGATGTCGAAGCCGAACTCCTGAAGGCCCTGGCGGATCTCGCTCCAGCCGGCCTTGCTGGCGAGAAGTGGCTGGTGAAGTCCCCATGA
- a CDS encoding DUF3969 family protein codes for MNGHLPENSDPQMELSLRAKGADDAQLLITVASLGMCQALATGALSPDYACQRLFGPALLTRLNQMKACPSLRHAIHMATELEDVANLIPDKLASAIADIEAELLKALTTLVANKPAGEKWLVKAQ; via the coding sequence ATGAATGGGCACTTGCCTGAAAATTCCGATCCACAGATGGAACTGTCTCTTCGGGCAAAGGGGGCCGATGATGCGCAGTTGCTCATCACCGTTGCTTCACTGGGAATGTGTCAAGCGTTGGCTACCGGCGCACTAAGCCCAGATTATGCCTGTCAGCGGCTTTTCGGGCCGGCCCTGCTAACTCGGCTCAACCAAATGAAGGCTTGCCCTTCACTTCGTCATGCCATCCACATGGCAACCGAACTCGAAGATGTGGCCAACCTTATCCCGGACAAATTGGCCAGCGCGATCGCGGACATCGAAGCCGAGCTTCTGAAGGCGCTAACAACGTTGGTTGCGAACAAACCTGCTGGAGAAAAATGGCTGGTGAAGGCTCAGTGA
- a CDS encoding MG2 domain-containing protein: MNIRLKRRVALGFAAGLFAGVVGWATSDVCVSTWLFQGVKVPRCPDGRLRQVPSLFVEGLARETTGSVAVSAEAHGVTSRDGERLAAPVRRLDASLFLVDAQGKESPLEPELDWKQDSSFTLRSRVKLPALPDGDYRLRARVTSPLGTDTVEAPLALYAPARVHVLSDRPLYEPGHQVRFRAVVLRAKDLAPIDGRPGTWFVIDPSGEVVLEQRAPAGPWGVVAGDFPLDSGAPTGRWTVRWTSGDASAETSFQVKPFTLPRFRVEAQSTRPFWRAGESPVVEGQVVYSSGAPVADAAVDVNWNASGGWPPPNEWLDEKAKDGLPRKARTDASGHFRLTLPRVPYDLRGQATLSAWLSATDPAGDQVQSGASVLLAEDALSVSAVTELEDGLVEGYSNRVYLRATSADGRLLPGAELTVKRAWDPRDEGVRAVTDEDGVAAFQLDPGPPVNVVIPAMPVRRVPPPPPVALGSVRDLLSEDGEPGLEDQLALERWLGSLRPCARFVAEDGSASVTLGVRVASGGTVVDVTAEESPLGDCLASAVRARTLPPGRERMLSLALEVSDPGLPVLSFEADDVSGGDSSEGVQAALGSALLDARACLPENLSLSAPLPATLTWRTRAGRREVEVGWLSLPQARGMLSAEHLPCIQSRFTRLMLMYEAGAPENAMGVVRLTAEPQGHGESDGVSQETTLLGYELRVSATAGKEDLGATKLVLHPARLPPTRLRATPVLARAGEEVRIELLRGPDFNGELPKTLYLQAGEERLEAEVEKPGPVARFRLPVGFEGWAEASWAGAVARVYVAPRAQLSLEVAPDKAAYAPGELAHLQVHTRVDGQAGPAAVGLFGVDESLSQLASLPGTGALDGMRPAPTLASPAFGVLDGTALAMGRIRGANAAAATLLRVSGLPQRNGGEKPVSVAVRGNFMPDVELTEPFYRVLAELTVQVRAWEASAPPGETLSAAGMTKLWERALEACEKRGEAVTDAYGRTLKLSRLPPELLALTDPRAVVVSGTRLPEDVENWGAWVARESP, encoded by the coding sequence ATGAACATCCGTTTGAAACGCCGGGTCGCGCTCGGCTTCGCCGCGGGACTCTTCGCGGGTGTCGTGGGGTGGGCTACCTCGGACGTGTGCGTCTCCACCTGGCTGTTCCAGGGTGTGAAGGTGCCCCGCTGCCCGGATGGGCGCCTCCGGCAGGTACCGAGCCTGTTCGTCGAGGGCCTCGCCCGCGAGACCACGGGCAGCGTCGCTGTCTCGGCCGAGGCGCATGGCGTCACCAGTCGCGACGGAGAGCGGTTGGCGGCCCCGGTGCGGCGCCTGGATGCCTCGCTCTTCCTCGTGGATGCCCAGGGCAAGGAGTCCCCGCTCGAGCCCGAGCTCGATTGGAAGCAGGACTCCAGCTTCACGCTGCGCTCCCGGGTGAAGCTGCCCGCGCTGCCGGATGGGGACTACCGGCTGCGTGCCCGTGTCACCTCGCCGCTCGGCACCGACACCGTGGAGGCCCCGCTGGCCCTCTACGCCCCCGCCCGCGTCCACGTCCTCTCCGACCGGCCTCTCTACGAGCCCGGTCACCAGGTGCGCTTCCGCGCCGTGGTGCTGCGCGCCAAGGACCTCGCGCCCATCGACGGGCGCCCGGGCACGTGGTTCGTCATCGACCCCTCCGGCGAGGTGGTGCTGGAGCAGCGCGCGCCCGCGGGCCCCTGGGGCGTGGTGGCCGGAGACTTTCCTCTCGACAGCGGCGCTCCCACGGGCAGGTGGACGGTGCGCTGGACGAGCGGGGATGCCTCCGCCGAGACCTCCTTCCAGGTGAAGCCCTTCACCCTGCCGCGCTTCCGCGTGGAGGCCCAGAGCACCCGGCCCTTCTGGCGCGCGGGTGAGTCGCCCGTCGTCGAGGGCCAGGTCGTCTACAGCTCGGGCGCGCCGGTGGCGGACGCGGCCGTGGACGTGAACTGGAACGCCTCGGGCGGTTGGCCCCCGCCCAACGAGTGGCTCGACGAGAAGGCGAAGGACGGACTGCCCCGGAAGGCTCGCACGGATGCCTCGGGACACTTCCGCCTCACCCTGCCGCGCGTGCCCTATGACCTGCGCGGCCAGGCCACCCTCTCCGCGTGGCTGTCCGCCACGGACCCCGCGGGAGACCAGGTACAGAGTGGGGCCTCGGTGCTGCTCGCCGAGGACGCGCTCTCCGTGTCGGCCGTGACGGAGCTGGAGGACGGCCTGGTGGAGGGCTACAGCAACCGCGTCTACCTGCGCGCCACCAGCGCCGATGGCCGGCTGCTTCCCGGCGCGGAGCTCACCGTCAAGCGCGCGTGGGACCCGCGGGACGAGGGCGTGCGCGCGGTGACGGACGAGGATGGCGTGGCCGCCTTCCAGCTCGACCCGGGCCCGCCCGTCAATGTCGTCATCCCCGCCATGCCGGTGCGCCGTGTGCCTCCTCCTCCTCCGGTGGCGCTGGGCTCGGTGAGGGACCTCCTCTCGGAGGACGGTGAGCCCGGACTCGAGGATCAGCTCGCCCTGGAGCGGTGGTTGGGCTCCCTGCGCCCCTGCGCGCGCTTCGTGGCCGAGGACGGCTCCGCCTCTGTGACGCTGGGCGTGCGCGTGGCCTCGGGCGGTACGGTGGTGGACGTGACGGCGGAGGAGTCGCCGCTGGGGGACTGCCTCGCCTCGGCGGTGCGCGCGCGCACGCTGCCGCCCGGCCGTGAGCGGATGCTGTCGCTCGCCCTGGAGGTGAGCGACCCGGGCCTGCCCGTGCTCTCCTTCGAGGCGGACGACGTCTCCGGTGGGGACTCCTCCGAGGGAGTGCAGGCGGCGCTGGGCTCCGCCCTGTTGGATGCGCGAGCGTGCCTGCCCGAGAACCTGTCGCTGTCCGCCCCGCTGCCGGCCACGCTCACCTGGCGCACGCGTGCGGGACGGCGCGAGGTGGAGGTGGGCTGGCTCTCCCTACCGCAGGCGCGAGGCATGTTGTCCGCCGAGCACCTGCCCTGCATCCAGTCGCGCTTCACGCGGCTGATGCTGATGTACGAGGCGGGGGCGCCGGAGAACGCCATGGGCGTGGTGCGTCTCACCGCCGAGCCCCAGGGCCATGGCGAGTCGGATGGTGTGTCCCAGGAGACGACGCTGCTCGGCTACGAGCTGCGGGTGAGCGCGACGGCGGGGAAGGAGGACCTGGGCGCGACGAAGCTGGTGCTGCACCCGGCCCGGTTGCCGCCCACGCGCCTGCGGGCCACACCGGTGTTGGCGCGCGCGGGCGAGGAGGTGCGCATCGAGCTGCTGCGCGGCCCGGACTTCAATGGCGAGCTGCCGAAGACGCTCTACCTGCAAGCAGGGGAGGAGCGGCTGGAGGCCGAGGTGGAGAAGCCGGGCCCGGTGGCGCGCTTCCGCCTGCCGGTGGGTTTCGAGGGTTGGGCCGAGGCCTCCTGGGCGGGCGCGGTGGCGCGGGTGTACGTGGCGCCGCGCGCGCAACTCTCGCTGGAGGTGGCGCCGGACAAGGCGGCCTACGCACCCGGCGAGCTGGCCCACCTCCAGGTGCACACGCGGGTGGATGGACAGGCGGGCCCGGCGGCGGTGGGTCTCTTCGGCGTGGACGAGAGCCTGTCTCAGCTCGCGTCCCTGCCAGGGACGGGCGCGCTCGATGGGATGCGCCCGGCTCCCACGCTGGCGTCGCCGGCCTTCGGTGTGCTGGATGGGACGGCACTCGCCATGGGGCGCATCCGCGGTGCCAACGCGGCCGCCGCCACCCTGCTGCGGGTGTCGGGCCTGCCCCAGCGCAACGGCGGAGAGAAGCCGGTATCGGTGGCGGTGCGGGGGAACTTCATGCCGGACGTGGAGCTGACGGAGCCCTTCTACCGGGTGCTCGCGGAGCTGACGGTGCAGGTGCGCGCCTGGGAGGCGTCGGCACCCCCGGGCGAGACCCTCTCCGCCGCTGGCATGACGAAGCTGTGGGAGCGGGCGCTCGAGGCCTGTGAGAAGCGCGGCGAGGCGGTGACGGACGCCTACGGCCGCACGTTGAAACTGTCACGGCTGCCACCGGAGCTGCTCGCCCTCACCGACCCGCGGGCGGTGGTGGTGAGCGGGACACGGTTGCCCGAGGACGTCGAGAACTGGGGCGCGTGGGTCGCCCGGGAGTCGCCATGA
- a CDS encoding SMI1/KNR4 family protein produces the protein MAIRWKPYLLDEAHPIEVSRLEPVEQAWGVRLPETYKQLVCRYQGMAPEPCVFNVGGAEDVFNDLLTITPIAGRESYSVGRVHEVLAQHLHPGIFPFGRTPSGEYLCFDFRNTPDTPGVVLVTGELSILPIANSFQEFLEGLHDG, from the coding sequence ATGGCGATTCGCTGGAAACCGTACCTTCTAGACGAGGCTCATCCCATCGAGGTCAGCAGGCTCGAGCCAGTCGAGCAGGCCTGGGGGGTCAGGCTTCCTGAGACATACAAGCAGCTCGTCTGCCGTTACCAGGGCATGGCCCCCGAGCCTTGTGTCTTCAACGTCGGTGGCGCCGAGGATGTCTTCAACGACCTCCTGACCATCACCCCCATCGCTGGGAGGGAGTCGTATTCGGTTGGACGGGTCCACGAAGTCCTCGCGCAACATCTCCATCCAGGCATCTTCCCATTTGGGAGAACCCCCAGCGGTGAGTACTTGTGCTTCGATTTCAGGAACACTCCTGACACGCCAGGCGTCGTCCTCGTGACTGGCGAGCTGTCCATCCTCCCCATCGCGAACAGCTTTCAGGAGTTCCTGGAGGGGCTTCATGATGGATGA
- a CDS encoding aminotransferase-like domain-containing protein, which produces MTAAVSIPAPPAFPLAQRMSRMKASAVREILKVAERPDVLSFAGGLPAPELFPVEAIAQAHAEVFADEGRAALQYSTTEGYGPLREWIASHLGERGLHVAADQVLITNGSQQGIDLVAKVMLDPGDVVLVENPSYLAALQTFSGYEVSFSVVGSDDDGMRVDELERFVTTGRKPKLIYLVPNFQNPKGTTLSLERRHALVRFAQRHRILILEDNPYGELRFRGEHLPSLASLDTEGVVVNLGTFSKTLAPGLRIGWAVGPREIIRALTVVKQSTDLHTATVAQRATARLLSRFDYNAHLEQLRAVYGERCLAMLGSLERHMPEGTRWTQPDGGMFIWVELPRGMSADTLFPLALEKRVAFVPGAPFFAAEPRTEFMRLNYSNRPPELLEEGMRRLGAVIASQQ; this is translated from the coding sequence ATGACCGCAGCTGTCAGCATCCCCGCCCCTCCGGCGTTCCCGCTCGCACAGCGCATGTCGCGGATGAAGGCGTCCGCCGTGCGGGAAATCCTCAAGGTGGCCGAGCGTCCCGACGTGCTCTCCTTCGCGGGTGGGCTGCCGGCGCCCGAGCTGTTCCCCGTGGAAGCCATCGCCCAGGCGCACGCCGAGGTCTTCGCGGACGAGGGCCGCGCCGCGCTCCAGTACAGCACCACCGAGGGCTACGGGCCGCTGCGCGAGTGGATCGCCTCGCACCTGGGCGAGCGCGGTCTGCACGTGGCGGCGGACCAGGTGCTCATCACCAATGGCTCGCAGCAGGGCATCGACCTGGTGGCCAAGGTGATGCTGGACCCCGGGGACGTGGTGCTGGTGGAGAACCCCAGCTACCTCGCCGCGCTGCAGACCTTCAGCGGGTACGAGGTCTCCTTCAGCGTCGTGGGCAGCGATGACGACGGCATGCGCGTGGACGAGCTGGAGCGGTTCGTCACCACGGGCCGCAAGCCCAAGCTCATCTACCTGGTGCCCAACTTCCAGAACCCCAAGGGCACCACGCTGTCGCTGGAGCGCCGGCACGCGCTCGTGCGCTTCGCCCAGCGCCACCGCATCCTCATCCTGGAGGACAACCCGTACGGCGAGCTGCGCTTCCGGGGCGAGCACCTGCCCTCGCTGGCCTCGCTCGACACCGAGGGCGTGGTCGTCAACCTGGGGACGTTCTCCAAGACGCTGGCCCCCGGGCTGCGCATCGGCTGGGCGGTGGGCCCGCGCGAAATCATCCGCGCCCTCACCGTCGTCAAGCAGTCCACGGACCTGCACACCGCCACCGTCGCGCAGCGGGCCACGGCGCGGCTCCTGTCACGCTTCGACTACAACGCCCACCTGGAGCAGCTGCGCGCCGTCTACGGGGAGCGGTGCCTGGCGATGCTCGGCTCGCTGGAGCGGCACATGCCCGAGGGCACCCGGTGGACCCAGCCGGACGGCGGCATGTTCATCTGGGTGGAGCTGCCGCGCGGCATGAGCGCGGACACCCTCTTCCCGCTGGCGCTCGAGAAGCGCGTGGCCTTCGTGCCCGGCGCTCCCTTCTTCGCCGCCGAGCCCCGCACCGAGTTCATGCGCCTGAACTACTCCAACCGCCCGCCGGAGCTGCTCGAGGAAGGCATGCGCCGGCTCGGCGCGGTCATCGCCTCCCAGCAGTGA
- a CDS encoding alpha-2-macroglobulin family protein: MKRYYIIVGGLCLMAGFGLNTCLDNVRRMFGSSAEALAASEGAFVLHETLSLSGVADADEGAPAMAMPEMSEELTPRSAAKQMRRESIPGIGSIGRGGGGMAPKPAMTAGAPPPPPPAPGAAETPATPGRAWFPETFLFEPLVVTDASGSASVPVKVPDRLTNWRVLALAHSRSGAQAGAVSTFAGTLPTYVDPVLPPFLRAGDVVRVPVQVVNTTQTPVTRSLKVEAQGAAVEGGSRTVTVPAAGSVVEYVTMRAAQPGPVTVRASLGGTDSVTRTFDVWPTGRPVTETRGGTLAAPRSLELVGPADAVAGSERVRLLVYPGALGVLRSELSAALGRGGVAEDAYALLLAGRAPELLKSLGETADAEALKRMSALAGQRVLRAGRAPDVATATLLAEAALAHPENPVLTRLGERLSTQVASAQRPDGTCLGADGWTLQRLLVATADCARTVRAGEGSDEGRRRASAFGARVAGAFERYVARVQDGYTAAAILASGGVSGSVRDALRKQVRESIQKRPDGSAFLPVGPGVVRADGLVPSVAEATALAVLALVDDKEAPLADLGTSLLADYRPELGWGDGRANLVGLQAALALFKEPLPSQVRVVLERDGKVVTEGTLDAKALREVLALEGEVPGSAGAHTWAVRAEPAVPGLGFSLTLGAYVPWRASEKSSGLELAVKGPAEVKVGLPAELTVQAASPAGMALTLRQGLPAGVQVDRASLDALVSEGKVTSYEVEDGAVSLTLPPRGPAEPFSARFRVIPTLAGSLQGGASSLSPVDRPELVFHVPPATWAVR; the protein is encoded by the coding sequence ATGAAGCGCTACTACATCATCGTGGGTGGGCTGTGTCTCATGGCGGGGTTCGGGCTGAACACGTGCCTGGACAATGTGCGCCGCATGTTCGGGTCTTCCGCCGAAGCGCTGGCAGCCTCGGAGGGGGCGTTCGTTCTGCATGAAACGCTCAGTCTCTCCGGTGTGGCGGACGCGGACGAGGGGGCGCCGGCGATGGCGATGCCTGAGATGAGTGAGGAGCTCACCCCCAGGTCGGCCGCCAAGCAGATGCGGCGGGAGAGCATCCCTGGCATCGGCAGCATCGGCAGGGGCGGAGGAGGGATGGCACCGAAGCCAGCGATGACGGCCGGGGCACCCCCGCCACCGCCGCCCGCTCCTGGCGCCGCGGAAACGCCGGCCACGCCGGGGCGAGCCTGGTTCCCCGAGACGTTCCTCTTCGAGCCGCTGGTGGTGACGGACGCGTCGGGCTCGGCCTCGGTGCCGGTGAAGGTGCCGGACCGGCTGACGAACTGGCGGGTACTGGCGCTGGCGCACTCGCGCTCGGGAGCGCAGGCCGGCGCGGTGAGCACCTTCGCGGGCACGCTGCCCACCTACGTGGACCCGGTGCTGCCGCCCTTCCTGCGCGCTGGGGACGTGGTGCGCGTGCCAGTGCAGGTGGTGAACACCACGCAGACGCCGGTGACGCGCTCGCTGAAGGTGGAGGCCCAGGGCGCGGCGGTGGAGGGCGGCTCGCGCACGGTGACGGTCCCCGCGGCGGGCAGCGTGGTGGAGTACGTGACGATGCGCGCGGCGCAGCCGGGGCCGGTGACGGTGCGGGCCTCGCTGGGGGGGACGGACTCGGTGACGCGCACCTTCGACGTGTGGCCCACGGGCCGGCCGGTGACGGAGACGCGCGGAGGTACCCTGGCCGCGCCCCGCTCACTGGAGCTGGTGGGCCCCGCCGACGCGGTGGCGGGCAGCGAGCGGGTACGGCTGCTCGTCTACCCGGGCGCCCTGGGCGTGCTTCGCTCGGAGCTGTCCGCGGCCCTGGGGCGCGGAGGCGTGGCCGAGGATGCCTATGCACTGCTGCTCGCCGGCCGCGCGCCGGAGCTGCTGAAGTCGCTGGGCGAGACGGCGGACGCGGAGGCACTGAAGCGCATGTCGGCCCTCGCCGGGCAGCGCGTGCTGCGGGCGGGCCGCGCGCCGGACGTGGCCACCGCGACGCTGCTGGCCGAGGCGGCGCTGGCGCACCCTGAAAACCCCGTGCTGACCCGCCTGGGCGAGCGCCTGTCCACGCAGGTGGCCTCGGCCCAGCGGCCCGATGGGACGTGTCTGGGCGCGGATGGCTGGACGTTGCAGCGGCTGCTGGTGGCCACCGCGGACTGTGCCCGGACGGTGCGGGCCGGGGAGGGCTCGGACGAGGGACGCCGCCGGGCCTCGGCCTTCGGTGCACGCGTGGCGGGGGCCTTCGAGCGCTACGTGGCGCGGGTGCAGGACGGCTACACGGCGGCCGCCATCCTCGCCAGCGGCGGAGTGAGCGGCTCGGTGCGGGACGCGCTGCGCAAGCAGGTCCGCGAGTCCATCCAGAAGCGTCCGGATGGCTCCGCCTTCCTGCCCGTGGGCCCCGGGGTGGTGCGCGCGGACGGACTCGTTCCCTCGGTAGCCGAGGCCACGGCGCTCGCGGTGCTGGCGCTCGTGGACGACAAGGAGGCGCCCTTGGCGGACCTGGGCACCTCGCTGCTCGCGGACTACCGGCCCGAGCTCGGCTGGGGTGACGGACGCGCCAACCTCGTGGGCCTCCAGGCGGCGCTGGCGCTCTTCAAGGAGCCGCTGCCGTCCCAGGTGCGCGTGGTGTTGGAGCGGGACGGCAAGGTGGTGACGGAGGGGACGCTCGACGCGAAGGCGCTGCGCGAGGTGCTCGCGCTGGAGGGCGAGGTGCCCGGCTCGGCGGGAGCCCATACATGGGCGGTACGCGCGGAGCCGGCGGTGCCGGGACTGGGCTTCTCCCTCACGCTGGGGGCCTACGTGCCGTGGCGCGCGAGCGAGAAGAGCAGCGGCCTGGAGCTCGCCGTGAAGGGCCCGGCCGAGGTGAAGGTGGGCCTACCGGCGGAGCTGACGGTGCAGGCGGCGTCGCCCGCGGGGATGGCGCTCACGCTGCGCCAGGGTCTGCCCGCGGGCGTGCAGGTGGACCGGGCGAGCCTCGATGCGTTGGTGAGCGAGGGCAAGGTGACGTCCTACGAGGTGGAGGATGGGGCAGTGAGCCTCACCCTGCCACCACGAGGTCCCGCCGAGCCCTTCAGCGCCCGATTCCGGGTGATTCCCACGCTCGCGGGCTCGCTGCAGGGGGGCGCGTCGAGTCTCTCACCCGTGGATCGGCCGGAGCTCGTGTTCCACGTCCCTCCGGCCACCTGGGCCGTCCGCTGA
- a CDS encoding Lrp/AsnC family transcriptional regulator — protein sequence MDELDYRIVDVLQRDGRATQLEISRTVGLSQPAVAERIRKLEERGVITGYAARVDASKLGKDITAFIGVSIEHPKYFDGFARKVLAMPEVLEAHRVAGQDSYILKVRTSNTKTLDTLLVETLRTISGVTRTHTTIVLSSIKEETYVHVSEEELKGA from the coding sequence ATGGACGAGCTCGACTACCGCATCGTCGATGTGCTGCAGCGCGACGGCCGCGCCACCCAGCTGGAGATCTCCCGCACGGTGGGGCTGTCGCAGCCGGCGGTGGCCGAGCGCATCCGCAAGCTCGAGGAGCGGGGAGTCATCACCGGCTACGCGGCGCGCGTGGACGCGTCGAAGCTGGGCAAGGACATCACCGCCTTCATCGGCGTGAGCATCGAGCACCCCAAGTACTTCGACGGCTTCGCCCGCAAGGTGCTCGCCATGCCCGAGGTGCTCGAGGCCCACCGCGTCGCCGGCCAGGACTCGTACATCCTCAAGGTGAGGACGTCGAACACGAAGACGCTCGACACGCTCCTCGTGGAGACGCTGCGCACCATCTCCGGCGTCACCCGGACCCACACCACCATCGTCCTGTCCTCCATCAAGGAGGAGACGTACGTCCACGTCTCCGAAGAAGAGCTGAAAGGAGCCTGA